A genomic window from Lycium barbarum isolate Lr01 chromosome 4, ASM1917538v2, whole genome shotgun sequence includes:
- the LOC132637317 gene encoding uncharacterized protein LOC132637317, protein MDARVYEDLKKENKQLAMYPLCITINDKSIDNCVSNESCILGEVLQLGYTSQFNSMETVGCVDLASSSYGKAVAVFEKDTNLIIEDKNQKDIVVDQGCKNKDTLKVVMTNYAISNRLNFCTERSNAKSYTLVCVSEECDWKFRASSVGKSKMFRIREFRDKHTCPLKDKVYSQRHATSWLIGGIVKPKVANHKRKYTPDGITDDVFNDLGMNVSYMVAWRAKERAMKDLIALYAFIKGFECCRPIVVVDGSHLKTTYNGTFVSVSTLDDAGNIYFPYHMFREDYGVKKNMCIVSDRHENINKAVSRIYANVPHYACIWHLWGNVCKNYMKSKDVLSPVFYAMAKEYTQDEFDELMGKVEKADIRIAEYLKLAGREKWARVYASVNRGRTMTSNIANCLTCHLVAAIELPIFDFLEEFRKMFGRWNYNNRRNGTYTFTTLSKKFQKMLSTNEIPCLRMTVEPSTEYVYTVHDGGRRFIVCLKNKTCSCRMFQIDEIPCPHAWAVLKKKNLKADDYCSELFKSQTVVKTY, encoded by the exons ATGGATGCGAGAGTGTATGAGGATTTGAAGAAAGAGAATAAACAGTTAGCAATGTATCCACTGTGCATAACTATTAATGATAAGAGCATTGACAACTGTGTATCTAATGAAAGTTGTATTCTAGGAGAGGTTTTGCAACTTGGATACACAAGTCAGTTTAATTCTATGGAAACAGTTGGGTGTGTAGACTTGGCGTCTTCAAGTTATGGCAAGGCTGTTGCTGTATTTGAAAAAGACACCAATCTAATTATTGAAGACAAGAACCAAAAAGACATTGTTGTTGATCAAGGCTGCAAGAACAAAGATACATTAAAGGTTGTGATGACAAATTATGCAATTTCAAATAGGCTCAATTTCTGTACTGAGAGGTCTAATGCGAAAAG CTATACACTTGTATGTGTGTCCGAAGAATGTGATTGGAAATTCAGGGCATCAAGTGTTGGAAAATCCAAAATGTTCAGAATTAGAGAGTTCCGTGACAAGCATACATGTCCGCTAAAGGATAAGGTGTATTCGCAACGGCATGCTACAAGTTGGTTAATAGGTGGGATTGTTAAACCAAAAGTAGCCAATCATAAGAGGAAATATACACCTGATGGCATAACGGATGATGTCTTCAATGATCTTGGCATGAATGTGTCTTACATGGTCGCTTGGCGGGCTAAAGAAAGGGCTATGAAGGACTTAATAG CATTGTATGCATTTATCAAGGGCTTTGAGTGTTGTAGACCCATTGTGGTAGTAGACGGGAGCCACCTAAAAACAACATACAATGGCACATTCGTTTCAGTAAGCACACTAGACGATGCAG GTAATATATACTTCCCTTATCATATG TTCAGGGAAGACTATGGAGTTAAAAAGAATATGTGTATCGTATCCGATAGGCATGAAAACATAAACAAAGCTGTATCTAGAATTTATGCAAATGTTCCGCATTACGCGTGCATATGGCATTTGTGGGGTAACGTATGTAAGAATTACATGAAGAGTAAAGATGTTTTGAGTCCAGTGTTTTATGCAATGGCAAAGGAATACACACAGGATGAATTTGATGAGTTGATGGGGAAGGTTGAGAAGGCAGATATTCGGATAGCAGAGTATTTGAAATTAGCTGGAAGAGAAAAGTGGGCTAGAGTGTATGCATCTGTTAACCGAGGACGGACTATGACTTCGAACATAGCAAACTGTCTTACTTGTCACCTTGTAGCGGCAATAGAACTTCCTATATTTGATTTTCTCGAAGAATTTAGGAAGATGTTTGGGAGATGGAATTACAATAACCGGAGGAACGGTACATACACGTTCACAACACTGTCTAAAAAGTTCCAGAAGATGCTATCAACAAATGAGATTCCATGTTTACGTATGACG GTAGAACCATCAACCGAATACGTGTACACGGTCCATGATGGAGGAAGACGTTTCATTGTTTGCTTGAAAAACAAAACTTGCAGTTGTCGGATGTTTCAAATAGATGAAATTCCTTGCCCACATGCATGGGCTGTCTTAAAGAAGAAAAATCTAAAGGCTGATGATTATTGCTCAGAATTGTTCAAATCGCAGACCGTGGTGAAAACATATTAG